From a region of the Arvicanthis niloticus isolate mArvNil1 chromosome 6, mArvNil1.pat.X, whole genome shotgun sequence genome:
- the LOC117710255 gene encoding LOW QUALITY PROTEIN: homeobox protein NANOG-like (The sequence of the model RefSeq protein was modified relative to this genomic sequence to represent the inferred CDS: substituted 1 base at 1 genomic stop codon): MSVSLSGLYSLPSSGEASSSGDSLEPVPAVLHPEENYSCLQMSATKMLREETASPRPFCVDLPLQDSPDSSSNPELKLSSPEADEGPEKKEENKVLPRKQEMRTVFSQAQLCALKDRFQRQKYLSLQQVQELSAILNLSYKQVKTWFQNQRMKCKRWQNNQWLKTSYGLTQKGSAPVEYPSIHCSYPQGYLVNTSGSLPMWGSQTWTNPTWSSQTXTNPTWSSQTWTNPTWSSQTWTNPTWSSQTWTNPTWSSQVWTTQSWGSQTWNAAPLHNFGEDSLQPYVQLQQNFSASDLEANLEATRESHAHFSTSQALELFLNYSENPPGEIRGLHNNWA; the protein is encoded by the coding sequence ATGAGTGTAAGTCTTTCTGGTCTCTACAGTCTGCCGAGTTCTGGGGAAGCATCCAGTTCTGGGGACTCCTTGGAACCAGTACCTGCGGTTCTTCATCCTGAGGAAAACTATTCTTGCTTACAAATGTCTGCTACTAAGATGCTCCGAGAAGAGACTGCTTCTCCTCGCCCTTTCTGTGTGGACCTACCTCTTCAAGACAGCCCTGACTCTTCTAGCAATCCCGAACTAAAGCTGTCTAGTCCTGAGGCTGATGAGGGCcctgagaagaaggaagagaacaaagtCCTCCCAAGGAAGCAGGAGATGCGGACTGTGTTCTCTCAGGCCCAGTTGTGTGCACTCAAGGACAGGTTTCAGAGGCAGAAATACCTCAGCCTTCAGCAGGTGCAAGAACTCTCTGCTATTCTGAACCTTAGCTATAAGCAGGTTAAGACCTGGTTTCAAAACCAAAGGATGAAGTGCAAGCGTTGGCAGAATAACCAATGGTTGAAGACTAGCTACGGTCTGACTCAGAAGGGCTCAGCACCAGTGGAGTATCCCAGCATCCATTGCAGCTATCCCCAGGGCTATCTGGTGAACACATCTGGAAGCCTTCCAATGTGGGGCAGCCAGACTTGGACCAACCCAACTTGGAGCAGCCAGACCTAGACCAACCCAACTTGGAGCAGCCAGACCTGGACCAACCCAACTTGGAGCAGCCAGACCTGGACCAACCCAACTTGGAGCAGCCAGACCTGGACCAACCCAACTTGGAGCAGCCAGGTCTGGACTACTCAGTCTTGGGGCAGCCAGACTTGGAATGCTGCTCCCCTCCATAACTTTGGGGAGGACTCTCTGCAGCCTTATGTGCAGTTGCAGCAAAACTTCTCCGCCAGTGATTTGGAGGCAAATTTGGAAGCCACTAGGGAAAGTCATGCACATTTTAGCACCTCACAAGCCTTGGAATTATTCCTGAACTACTCTGAGAATCCACCAGGAGAAATACGAGGCTTACACAACAACTGGGCTTAA
- the LOC117711540 gene encoding C-C motif chemokine 4 has protein sequence MKFCVSALSLLLLVAAFCAPVLSAPMGSDPPTSCCFSYTSRKLHRAFVTDYYETSSLCSKPAVVFLTIKGRQVCADPSEPWVNEYVNDLELN, from the exons ATGAAGTTCTGCGTGtctgccctctctctcctcctgctcgtGGCTGCCTTCTGTGCTCCAGTGCTCTCAGCACCAA TGGGCTCTGACCCTCCAACTTCCTGCTGTTTCTCTTATACCTCCCGGAAGCTTCATCGAGCCTTTGTGACAGATTACTACGAGACTAGCAGCCTTTGCTCCAAGCCAGCTGTGGT ATTCCTGACCATAAAAGGCAGGCAAGTCTGCGCTGACCCCAGCGAACCCTGGGTCAATGAGTACGTGAATGACCTGGAGTTGAACTGA